A single region of the Ziziphus jujuba cultivar Dongzao chromosome 10, ASM3175591v1 genome encodes:
- the LOC132799610 gene encoding probable leucine-rich repeat receptor-like protein kinase At1g35710: MLEANSLTGFLSLAVANLSSLSYLSLSGSPLSETIPREVRLMTGLSALYIARNLISGTIPKEIGNLKSLTSLALDNSYLTGSIPSSIGNLTNLVDFYSFDTEIYGNIPVEIGKLSNLITLQLNNNNLSGALSMEIGKLGNLRYRVLNDNSISGALPSLGNLTNLSVLDLMNNQLNGSLPSTMNNLTRLMHFGLSYNNFIGKLLDQICSGGSLVYFHAIENHFTGPIPISLKNCSSITRVRLEGNQLIGNLIQAFGIHPHLYYLNLNDNKLQGEVSPKWGWCQNLTCLNISNNNLSGSIPPALDLTIASKIEVEIFNRKGDFLLWSKKMRAVLMQMKVARAIDGSFPADLLEGKRLEMDKIALSTIILHLSDSVLRKVDEVTTTSQMWNKLEQLYLVRDVKNAIKYGRDSLSLDIVVNFLKSRNIELNFESKSEGLSARGRSATSNSGSIDFKGKSQDHSRSKSRTRGRKCYYCKKECHIMKFCYKKKRDDKSKNHENGDLVVASFNENSGESYKKYEEGQVLLGDDHSCKVVGIGYTSKTENGKMRISKGSFVAFKGIKKHGLYVLLGEAVFNSCNASVQTPVDNTITNNAGFDGKQQVETRQIELPIPRVDIPDHQERGFLKDNESDAHQDETPLQTESDSDNEREMQQASSP, translated from the exons ATGTTGGAGGCCAATAGTCTCACCGGGTTTCTTTCTCTAGCAGTTGCGAATCTTTCCAGTCTCTCTTACCTTTCTTTATCTGGGAGTCCACTCTCTGAAACAATTCCAAGAGAGGTCAGGTTGATGACAGGTCTTAGTGCTCTTTACATTGCCAGAAATCTTATCAGTGGCACCATCCCGAAAGAAATAGGAAACTTGAAGTCTTTAACATCGCTTGCTTTAGATAACTCCTACCTTACTGGCTCTATTCCTTCTTCCATTGGAAACCTGACCAATCTAGTTGATTTTTACTCTTTTGATActgaaatttatggaaatatTCCAGTGGAAATTGGAAAATTGAGTAATTTGATAACCCTTCAACTTAATAACAATAATCTCTCTGGTGCACTTTCTATGGAAATTGGAAAATTGGGCAATTTGAGATATCGTGTCCTTAATGACAATTCTATCTCTGGTGCACTTCCTTCCTTGGGAAACTTGACAAATCTGAGTGTTCTAGATTTGATGAATAACCAGCTCAATGGCTCTCTTCCTTCAACAATGAATAACTTGACCAGGTTAATGCATTTTGGATTGTCTTATAATAACTTCATTGGCAAATTGCTTGACCAAATATGTAGTGGTGGATCACTTGTGTATTTTCATGCCATTGAAAACCATTTTACAGGCCCAATACCAATAAGCTTGAAAAACTGCAGCAGCATTACTAGAGTTAGGCTGGAAGGAAACCAATTGATAGGAAATCTTATACAAGCTTTTGGTATACACCCACACTTGTATTATCTTAATCTAAATGATAATAAATTGCAAGGTGAGGTTTCACCAAAGTGGGGGTGGTGCCAGAATTTGACATGCCTCAACATCTCCAACAACAATCTTTCAGGCTCCATACCACCTGCGCTTG ATTTAACAATAGCTTCGAAAATAGAGGTGGAGATCTTTAATCGCAAGGGAGATTTTCTGTTATGGAGTAAGAAGATGAGGGCAGTCCTCATGCAAATGAAAGTTGCTAGAGCTATTGACGGGTCATTCCCTGCCGATCTTCTAGAGGGCAAGAGATTAGAGATGGACAAGATTGCTTTGAGTACAATCATCCTACATCTCTCGGATAGTGTTCTTAGGAAGGTAGATGAGGTAACAACTACCTCTCAAATGTGGAACAAATTAGAACAGCTTTATTTGGTAAG AGATGTCAAGAATGCCATCAAGTATGGTCGTGATTCTTTGTCTTTGGACATAGTGGTCAATTTCTTAAAGTCCAGGAACATAGAATTAAACTTTGAGTCAAAGAGTGAAGGGCTCAGTGCTCGGGGTAGAAGTGCAACTAGCAATTCTGGAAGTATTGACTTTAAGGGGAAGAGCCAAGACCACTCTAGATCTAAGTCTAGAACAAGGGGTCGAAAATGTTACTACTGTAAGAAAGAATGCCATATTATGAAGTTTTGttataagaaaaagagagatgatAAAAGCAAGAACCATGAAAATGGTGATCTTGTTGTTGcttcttttaatgaaaattcTGGGGAG TCCTATAAAAAGTATGAGGAAGGACAGGTTCTTTTAGGAGACGACCACTCTTGTAAAGTAGTTGGAATTG GTTATACATCTAAaactgaaaatggaaaaatgagaATATCGAAAGGCTCATTTGTTGCTTTTAAGGGTATTAAGAAACATGGACTATATGTCTTGCTTGGTGAAGCTGTTTTTAATTCTTGCAATGCTTCTGTTCAAACTCCTGTTGATAATACT ATTACTAACAATGCAGGTTTTGATGGTAAGCAACAAGTAGAGACCAGACAGATAGAACTACCTATACCTAGAGTTGACATACCAGATCATCAAGAAAGAGGTTTCTTAAAGGATAATGAATCAGATGCTCATCAAGATGAAACTCCACTGCAGACAGAATCAGATTCGGATAATGAAAGGGAAATGCAACAGGCTTCttcaccataa